One part of the Arachidicoccus terrestris genome encodes these proteins:
- a CDS encoding DUF1064 domain-containing protein, translating to MKFDSIKEGNRYRVLALQEKSGIITNLKRQVPFVIKVNGEKVCTYKADFVYMDRSGAKIVEDVKSDFTRKDRVYRLKKKLLRQTHGIDIKEV from the coding sequence ATAAAGTTTGATTCCATCAAAGAAGGAAATAGGTACAGGGTTTTGGCACTGCAAGAGAAATCCGGAATAATAACAAATTTAAAACGGCAGGTTCCATTTGTTATAAAGGTCAACGGTGAAAAGGTTTGTACATATAAAGCAGATTTCGTTTATATGGATCGAAGCGGCGCGAAAATAGTCGAAGATGTAAAAAGCGATTTTACCCGAAAGGACAGGGTTTATAGGCTCAAAAAGAAGCTATTACGGCAAACACATGGAATAGATATCAAGGAAGTTTAA
- a CDS encoding prohead protease/major capsid protein fusion protein, which produces MKANKKIQEGRFFSRAMVDSNSIIDTDDEKSFEVVFATETPVFRRGWDEKFNEILVCNKSNIRAGRLDAGVIPLLNGHDRWDGVNGQLGALDSWYIKDHECRAKILFSTRQEFAGIWGDIKAGIIRSISSGYNVYKYIRTAPEKEGGVATYKATDWEPLEISLEPVPADFNSKVRKTEDAEHEILIENFLLNNKSRSNMENETVVEPQGAAPTEQPATRSEQTPPAAVEKPVTAQPTAEQVRSEAVQSERKRTSDIMSAVRAAKLDDKFAAKLIEDGTSIENARTAIIDKLAEQDTTPIGGPSARLRGDEADQTRAAMSDAIMSRVQPGSVKEMSETAQDYRHSSMVDIARRCLEMKGERSGRYSPSEVITRAIATTDYPLILGTTVQRFLRKFYEAQNFDWKKLASSVPATDFRQRNGLSVSGKVTFEEIAEGGEYKEASVLTEENASIKLKTYGKKISIPRQAMINDDLRVFSYLPSIIAQGAANFQADKVWALITGNAKTPDGKVMFEAASHKNLGAAAALNEDSLSTARTAMFRQTTPSKDFMPIQAKYLVVPPELQTTAEKLMTAILANATGSVNVFANKFELVIDPRLTDPKGWYLAADPETLQGIVYAYLQGEEGLHIESKVNFNDDSVVTKARLDFDCNVWDYRPWYKNPGA; this is translated from the coding sequence GTGAAAGCAAATAAAAAAATACAAGAAGGTCGGTTTTTCAGCCGTGCAATGGTCGATTCAAATTCGATCATAGATACAGACGACGAAAAATCTTTTGAAGTGGTTTTCGCTACAGAAACGCCAGTGTTTCGGCGTGGATGGGATGAAAAATTCAATGAAATACTTGTATGTAACAAATCAAATATTAGGGCTGGACGCCTTGATGCCGGTGTGATCCCATTATTAAATGGACATGATCGGTGGGACGGCGTAAACGGCCAATTAGGGGCCTTAGACAGCTGGTATATTAAGGACCATGAATGCCGTGCAAAAATACTGTTTTCCACACGTCAAGAATTTGCGGGAATCTGGGGGGATATTAAGGCCGGAATTATCCGCAGCATTTCAAGTGGGTATAATGTATATAAGTATATTCGGACAGCACCAGAAAAAGAAGGCGGTGTCGCTACATACAAGGCTACTGATTGGGAACCTTTGGAAATTTCATTAGAGCCGGTGCCCGCTGACTTTAATAGCAAAGTCAGGAAAACAGAAGACGCTGAACACGAAATATTAATCGAAAATTTTTTATTAAATAATAAATCACGTTCCAATATGGAAAACGAAACAGTAGTGGAGCCACAGGGCGCCGCACCAACCGAACAACCGGCAACGCGTAGCGAACAAACCCCGCCCGCTGCCGTTGAAAAACCTGTAACAGCCCAGCCAACTGCTGAACAAGTCAGAAGCGAAGCGGTACAGTCAGAGCGCAAACGTACATCCGATATTATGTCCGCTGTCCGGGCCGCAAAATTGGATGATAAATTTGCTGCCAAATTAATTGAAGATGGCACAAGCATCGAAAATGCCCGTACCGCAATTATCGACAAATTGGCAGAACAAGATACCACACCCATCGGTGGGCCATCTGCAAGGCTTCGTGGTGACGAAGCTGATCAAACACGCGCAGCAATGTCTGATGCGATAATGTCCCGCGTTCAGCCAGGTAGCGTAAAAGAGATGTCAGAGACCGCACAGGACTATAGGCATTCATCAATGGTGGATATTGCCCGTCGTTGTCTGGAAATGAAAGGCGAGCGTTCTGGCCGTTACAGTCCTAGCGAAGTTATTACCCGCGCTATTGCTACAACGGATTATCCGTTGATTTTGGGAACAACTGTCCAGCGCTTTTTACGTAAGTTTTACGAAGCCCAAAATTTCGACTGGAAAAAACTGGCAAGTTCAGTGCCTGCCACCGACTTCCGCCAGCGTAACGGTCTATCGGTTTCCGGAAAGGTCACTTTTGAAGAAATCGCAGAAGGTGGCGAATACAAAGAAGCATCAGTACTTACAGAAGAAAATGCAAGCATCAAGCTAAAGACTTACGGGAAAAAGATTTCTATTCCCCGTCAAGCCATGATTAACGACGACTTGCGCGTATTCAGCTATTTACCGTCTATTATTGCCCAGGGTGCGGCCAATTTTCAGGCAGATAAGGTTTGGGCTTTGATTACCGGTAATGCCAAGACCCCAGACGGCAAGGTGATGTTTGAAGCCGCTTCGCATAAAAACTTAGGCGCCGCTGCGGCATTGAATGAAGATTCACTGTCCACCGCACGTACGGCCATGTTTAGGCAGACAACGCCGTCAAAGGATTTTATGCCAATTCAGGCCAAATACCTTGTCGTACCACCAGAATTGCAGACGACGGCTGAAAAATTAATGACAGCCATACTGGCAAATGCAACCGGTAGTGTCAACGTGTTTGCCAATAAATTTGAACTGGTGATTGATCCTAGGCTAACAGATCCCAAAGGATGGTATCTGGCAGCGGATCCAGAAACTTTGCAGGGAATTGTATATGCCTACTTACAAGGGGAAGAAGGGTTGCATATCGAAAGCAAGGTAAATTTTAACGATGATAGCGTCGTTACAAAGGCCCGCCTAGACTTTGACTGTAATGTTTGGGATTACCGTCCTTGGTATAAAAACCCTGGCGCATAA
- a CDS encoding DUF2190 family protein: protein MLNQIQSGYSLQLAAPADGVVGGQMYGVGNFIGVVVADAAEGEQFTLVIKGAFDAVKKKAGEAWSQGDALYYSADDGLTKTAGADPVLPLAGYAYADAASADVVGSILLK from the coding sequence ATGTTAAATCAGATTCAGTCCGGATATTCACTTCAATTGGCTGCGCCAGCAGATGGCGTAGTCGGAGGGCAAATGTACGGCGTAGGCAATTTTATCGGCGTTGTAGTCGCTGACGCCGCCGAAGGTGAACAATTCACTTTAGTGATTAAAGGCGCCTTTGATGCAGTAAAGAAGAAGGCTGGCGAAGCATGGTCCCAGGGTGATGCGCTTTACTATAGCGCCGACGATGGATTAACCAAAACAGCCGGTGCGGACCCTGTGTTGCCTTTAGCGGGTTATGCCTATGCTGACGCTGCATCAGCAGATGTTGTTGGATCCATCCTTTTAAAATAA
- a CDS encoding head-tail joining protein — protein MNLFDSIQDTAFDVVTTTFGVLAKWIPKGGGEEKTAKVLYKDPTESQQIGNTDYDAPGYTMEYKKGDFEGLKERADDGILDTVSIEQRDGSFISFLIQNVKLKYDGRTMVAILHMK, from the coding sequence ATGAACCTTTTTGATAGCATACAAGACACCGCCTTCGACGTAGTGACAACAACTTTTGGCGTTTTAGCAAAATGGATTCCAAAAGGCGGTGGCGAAGAAAAAACTGCAAAGGTGCTATATAAAGATCCGACGGAAAGCCAGCAAATTGGAAATACCGATTACGATGCACCGGGTTATACAATGGAATATAAAAAGGGGGATTTTGAAGGTTTAAAAGAACGGGCCGACGACGGTATATTAGACACAGTTTCAATTGAACAAAGGGATGGGTCGTTTATTTCGTTTCTGATTCAAAATGTCAAATTGAAATACGACGGTCGTACAATGGTGGCAATATTACACATGAAATAA
- a CDS encoding Gp37 family protein produces MNYGTAEEEISDRLNEKFIAYAADFLDEVSLSETGYKGQPVSEFMEALPIPDTEKDFDKLKAKSDRGLVIAEYIDGTFDPDKGNDTARIMERARFRIIFSSPRRRGPYGIYTLIELVKLYLTGFAPSNADRLTPTKPGRIETENNAFQYYLEFECRTYNMQQEYTDPEETIGEQLKRVAAEEEFTFND; encoded by the coding sequence ATGAATTACGGAACCGCAGAAGAAGAAATATCAGATCGGCTAAACGAAAAATTTATTGCGTATGCCGCTGATTTCTTGGACGAAGTTTCGCTGTCAGAAACTGGGTATAAAGGTCAACCGGTTAGCGAATTTATGGAAGCCCTTCCAATCCCTGATACAGAAAAGGACTTCGACAAATTAAAGGCAAAATCAGACAGGGGTTTAGTCATTGCCGAATACATTGACGGAACATTTGATCCAGATAAGGGTAACGATACGGCTAGGATAATGGAGCGGGCCAGGTTTCGGATTATCTTTTCATCTCCACGGCGGAGGGGTCCCTACGGCATTTATACGCTGATTGAATTGGTTAAGCTTTATTTGACTGGATTTGCCCCTTCAAATGCTGATCGTTTGACCCCTACAAAGCCGGGTAGAATTGAAACGGAAAACAATGCATTTCAATACTATTTAGAATTTGAATGTAGGACCTATAACATGCAGCAAGAATATACCGATCCAGAAGAAACTATCGGTGAGCAATTAAAACGGGTCGCGGCGGAAGAAGAGTTCACATTCAATGATTAG
- a CDS encoding phage tail sheath family protein, with protein sequence MSANFLHGTETIEVSNGDVVVSEVKTAVIGLVGVAPKGPSNTLQLIRSTTDAAIFGDPIPGFSIPQALAAIFAHGTGTILVVNVFDDAKHTEAVVDEAQTVTNGALKLASAPIDLAAVTLKDDAGEASTYIAGTDYTLDQYGRFIVIKGRIPNDTVIKFSYSKLKALSVLSTDIIGTVSETGVRTGMKLWDLAFNSFGFKPKILIAPNYSSTPAVSTAMLTNAIGLRAVALIDSVAGETVPDALTNRVGAADSSFNTADKRAVLLYPFLKAYDASKDDGDPNTDTNTNYPFSQFYAGLMAATDRDLGYWYSPSNQLLKGITGIERELSASLNDENCDTNTLNAAGITTVFNSFGTGFLAWGNRNASFPSNTQPDSFISMRRIADVVHESLELASLPFIDKPLNQAIIDEIRNSGNNFMNVLIGRGAILEGSKITFNRDQNPPADLAAGKVKFSINFMGAVPTEQITFLSTIDTSLYSVLK encoded by the coding sequence ATGTCTGCAAACTTTTTACACGGAACGGAAACGATCGAAGTTAGCAACGGCGACGTTGTTGTTTCGGAAGTAAAAACCGCCGTCATTGGACTAGTAGGGGTCGCTCCCAAAGGGCCATCAAATACCCTTCAATTGATCCGTAGCACTACAGATGCTGCAATATTCGGGGACCCAATCCCAGGGTTCAGCATTCCGCAGGCCCTTGCGGCGATCTTTGCCCACGGTACCGGGACTATCTTGGTGGTGAATGTCTTTGATGATGCAAAACACACAGAAGCCGTAGTAGACGAAGCGCAGACTGTCACAAATGGCGCACTTAAGCTTGCGTCGGCGCCCATTGACCTGGCAGCCGTGACCCTCAAAGATGATGCTGGCGAAGCATCAACATACATTGCGGGTACTGACTATACATTAGATCAATATGGCCGATTTATAGTTATAAAGGGTAGAATTCCAAACGATACGGTTATTAAGTTTTCGTACTCCAAACTTAAAGCTCTATCTGTATTAAGTACTGACATAATAGGGACTGTGTCTGAAACAGGTGTGCGTACAGGTATGAAGCTTTGGGATCTTGCTTTCAATAGCTTTGGTTTTAAGCCGAAAATTCTTATCGCACCCAACTACAGTTCAACGCCAGCCGTTTCCACTGCAATGTTAACCAATGCTATAGGACTTCGTGCAGTGGCCTTGATTGATTCTGTCGCCGGTGAGACTGTCCCAGATGCATTAACCAATCGGGTTGGAGCCGCTGACAGTTCTTTCAATACCGCCGATAAGCGTGCAGTGTTGCTATATCCTTTCCTAAAAGCCTACGACGCTTCCAAAGATGATGGCGATCCGAACACCGATACAAACACAAACTACCCATTTTCCCAATTTTACGCCGGATTAATGGCCGCTACAGACCGCGATTTAGGGTATTGGTATAGCCCATCTAACCAGTTGCTTAAGGGAATCACTGGTATTGAAAGGGAGTTATCAGCAAGCCTGAATGATGAAAATTGCGATACTAATACGCTAAATGCAGCCGGTATTACAACTGTCTTTAATTCATTTGGAACCGGATTTCTGGCATGGGGTAACCGAAACGCTTCTTTCCCATCCAATACCCAGCCTGATAGCTTTATCAGTATGCGTCGTATAGCCGATGTGGTCCATGAAAGTTTGGAATTGGCTTCCCTACCCTTCATTGATAAGCCATTAAATCAGGCTATCATTGACGAGATCCGAAATAGCGGAAACAATTTCATGAATGTACTGATTGGAAGGGGTGCGATTTTGGAAGGATCAAAGATCACATTTAACCGGGATCAGAATCCCCCTGCGGATCTTGCAGCCGGTAAAGTGAAATTTTCGATCAATTTCATGGGTGCAGTTCCAACCGAACAAATTACGTTCCTGTCTACGATCGACACGTCTTTATATTCCGTATTGAAGTAA
- a CDS encoding phage major tail tube protein encodes MNITTNKVTNCNIYMDGKSYMGRSEEVTLPDVMPKMADHKGLGMFGEAEVTAGLQKMSAKIKWNAIYPEVMRKTHDFFNATNLTIRASIETWDGGSRVAQTPCIIFLRGTWKMAGGLGFKPQDNVEREDEMNVTAYKMEINGEEIVNIDVLANIWRVNGVDQLAQWRQILGA; translated from the coding sequence ATGAATATCACAACGAATAAAGTTACCAACTGTAACATATACATGGACGGTAAATCTTACATGGGGCGAAGCGAAGAAGTGACGTTGCCGGATGTGATGCCAAAAATGGCCGACCATAAAGGACTGGGCATGTTTGGCGAAGCCGAAGTAACTGCCGGTCTTCAAAAAATGTCCGCAAAGATCAAATGGAATGCGATCTATCCGGAAGTAATGCGAAAAACCCATGATTTCTTTAATGCTACCAATCTGACAATCCGTGCATCCATTGAGACCTGGGACGGCGGAAGCCGTGTCGCTCAAACGCCCTGCATTATTTTCCTGCGTGGAACATGGAAAATGGCCGGGGGATTAGGATTCAAGCCACAAGACAACGTAGAGAGAGAAGACGAAATGAACGTCACAGCCTATAAAATGGAAATCAATGGGGAAGAAATCGTAAATATCGACGTTCTGGCTAATATCTGGCGGGTGAACGGCGTCGATCAACTGGCCCAATGGCGACAGATTCTGGGAGCCTAA